The proteins below come from a single Clupea harengus chromosome 21, Ch_v2.0.2, whole genome shotgun sequence genomic window:
- the senp7b gene encoding sentrin-specific protease 7b → METPFRIPKLKQPSDSSIHSQSPLRHLNDDKPCKSPWTSSGHASKWNQDSRALNENTHKPKSQISGGADRWRPKRASDSLCHDDHRPFVGDSPQPQKFHGNGLLGKRKSLDFEEEEEFSWTKSPVTQKQKSQNGDKMPREDSRRGLNGSPATENVSLHKKNGEVQGKPPPIPKLPGNSAPCHSKQGTDAQVVPETPEKTPSERALPSSVMGAISTLYKGDQAKKKDPIKCLSRSPLRSPPQNPHSEEMKKLFRPRCLRTYSRKPKPGPIEPIVLSSDDEKADEDSNGTSLRQSSQNQAEQSAGGSASSGPQEVPSIMELPFAELHMGSLRAQSNGAIMITEEGLGIPLKGGSGENEVSVTVVASELRRYGVWDGGLAQDGSLFPRSGEAAPSLLFLTVSDPQAWLIHTELMEIQSIHRPGQASPFLLLVLSEHMEDLQAALLASIMDLIGLRSGQSGLATPLAWVEGLELLHCRGQEDHLLALLGQQPDSPPDAEHAEAQRDSKNGEQSPSGRGASQSSQPMAKASSSASKTWKTRTQCRNQALPRRLIQYPPPPSKGGITVTTEDLECLKSGEFLNDVIIDFYLKYLLQERADQEMRERSHVFSSFFYKQLTRKDTASEEATEGSAEYRRHQRVRTWTRHVDIFNKDYIFVPVNQEAHWYLVVICFPGLENPQVVKWGGPIQEGSTGLKKKCEPQASSQGPSGRPTSYQRSQGLPDCTQQTCTKETICRRPCILIMDSLKLSFHERIYKLLRDYLQVEWEVRRGVPRRFTPDNMMGSHCRVPLQDNSSDCGLYLLQYVEAFLQNPVVHFELPLRLERWFSLQQVRRKREDIRELVLQLYRQQGAAR, encoded by the exons GTGGCGCCCTAAGCGAGCGTCTGACTCTCTGTGCCATGATGATCATCGGCCGTTTGTAGGTGATTCTCCTCAGCCACAAAAATTCCATG GCAATGGACTATTAGGGAAGAGGAAGTCTCTGGattttgaggaggaggaggagttctcATGGACCAAATCTCCAGTGACGCAGAAACAGAAATCTCAGAACGGAGACAAGATGCCGAGAGAAGACAGTCGGAGAGGCCTTAACGGAAGCCCAGCTACAGAG AATGTCTCGTTGCACAAGAAGAACGGCGAGGTCCAAGGGAAGCCACCACCTATCCCTAAACTGCCTGGAAACAGCGCCCCCTGCCACTCAAAGCAGGGTACTGATGCCCAGGTGGTGCCAGAGACACCAGAGAAGACCCCCTCAGAACGAGCCCTGCCCAGCTCAGTGATGGGAGCGATTTCCACTTTATATAAAGGGGACCAGGCAAAAAAGAAGGACCCAATAAAATGTCTCAGTAGGTCTCCACTCCGAAGCCCTCCCCAGAATCCACATTCAGAAGAaatgaagaagctatttaggcCCCGCTGTCTCCGAACTTACTCCAGGAAACCTAAACCGGGCCCCATAGAACCTA TTGTTCTCTCCAGTGATGATGAAAAAGCTGATGAAGACAGCAATGGCACCAGCCTAAGACAAAGCTCTCAGAACCAGGCTGAACAG AGTGCAGGAGGGAGTGCCTCGTCAGGACCACAGGAGGTGCCCTCCATCATGGAGCTGCCCTTCGCTGAGCTGCACATGGGCAGCCTGAGGGCTCAGAGCAATGGAGCCAtcatg ATCACAGAGGAAGGCCTCGGCATTCCACTAAAAG GTGGGAGCGGCGAGAATGAGGTCTCGGTGACCGTGGTGGCCTCGGAGCTGCGGCGCTACGGGGTCTGGGACGGAGGTCTGGCGCAGGACGGCTCGCTGTTCCCCCGTTCAGGCGAGGCGGCACCTTCGCTGCTCTTTCTAACCGTGTCAGACCCCCAGGCCTggctcatacacacagaactgATGGAGATCCAGAGCATCCACAGGCCAG GTCAGGCCAGTCCGTTTCTGCTGCTGGTCCTCAGCGAGCATATGGAGGATCTGCAGGCTGCTCTGCTGGCCTCCATCATGGACCTGATAGGCCTCAGGAGCGGCCAGTCAGGCCTGGCCACCCCCCTGGCGTGGGTGGAGGGCCTGGAGCTACTGCACTGCCGGGGCCAGGAGGACCACCTCCTCGCCCTGCTGGGCCAGCAGCCAGACAGCCCCCCGGACGCGGAGCACGCCGAAGCGCAGAGAGACTCTAAGAATGGAGAG CAGAGCCCATCTGGGAGGGGTGCCAGTCAGTCCTCTCAGCCTATGGCCAAagcctccagctcagcatcCAAGACCTGGAAGACTCGGACTCAGTGCAGGAACCAGGCCCTGCCTCGCAG GTTAATTCAgtaccccccaccaccatccaAGGGTGGAATCACTGTGACTACAGAAGATCTAGAGTGCCTAAAAAGTGGAGAGTTCCTCAACGATGTTATCATTGACTTCTACCTCAA GTACCTTCTCCAGGAGAGGGCCGACCAGGAGATGAGGGAGCGCTCGCATGTCTTCAGCAGTTTCTTCTACAAGCAGCTCACCCGCAAAGACACAGCTAGCGAGGAGGCAACGGAAGGCTC AGCGGAGTACAGGAGACATCAGAGAGTCCGAACATGGACGAGACATGTGGACATCTTCAACAAGGACTACATCTTTGTGCCAGTGAATCAGGA GGCTCACTGgtacctggtggtcatctgttTCCCGGGCCTGGAGAATCCCCAGGTTGTAAAGTGGGGAGGCCCAATCCAGGAGGGGAGTACTGGGTTGAAGAAGAAATGCGAGCCCCAGGCTTCCAGCCAAG ggccCAGCGGACGACCCACATCCTACCAGAGATCACAAGGTTTGCCG GACTGTACACAGCAGACTTGCACAAAAGAAACCATCTGTAGGAG gCCGTGTATCCTGATCATGGATTCCCTTAAGCTCTCCTTCCATGAGCGTATCTACAAGCTCTTAAGAGA CTACCTGCAGGTGGAATGGGAGGTGCGCAGAGGCGTCCCTCGCCGCTTCACGCCAGACAACATGATGGGCTCGCACTGCAGAGTGCCCCTGCAGGACAATAGTAGTGACTGCGGCCTCTACCTGCTCCAGTATGTTGAGGCTTTCCTGCAG AACCCAGTGGTGCACTTCGAGCTCCCGCTGCGGCTCGAGCGCTGGTTTTCACTGCAGCAGGTGCGGCGTAAACGCGAGGACATCCGTGAGCTGGTGCTCCAGCTCTACCGGCAGCAGGGAGCGgcgaggtga